Sequence from the Argentina anserina chromosome 7, drPotAnse1.1, whole genome shotgun sequence genome:
GTAAGTAAGGAAGTTAGAGATAAATAAGAATCGCTGGGGGTATTTAAGTTTTTGGTGAGCTGGTCAATGGCGTGGTGACACGTGGAAGAGTGGACTGGGATTTTCTATGGTTTTAACCGGACGGCAGTGACAGTGCCGAGGTCCCACGGTGTACatgtttttgtgtttgtttattGTCATAATTACCAATTTGATACTCTAAACTATACTTCAATGTTAAATTACTACCTTATGTTTTATTTCTGTCAATTTACTATTCTAgttttacaaaatttattaatttgctACTTTAAGTATTAATTTTGTCAATTTACTAACTTTATATAAAATTTACAACCCTCGGATTTTCAAGATTGaccaatttatttatttggatTTTCAAATTCATTCATTTGTTAGAGAGAAGTGAAATTTAATACGACAAAATAATAGCAAAATAGCTAATTTAGAAACATAGGGTATAAAATTGACATAAATAAAAGCTATGGTAGTAAATTAACACCAAGGTGAATCATAGAGTAGTAAATTGACTATTAAGCCTTGTTTATTTGGATTTTGTTTTCATATATAGAGTAGCAAAGAAAAGCTAGGGTAGCAAATTGACTATTTTAAAGAACGATGTTGATTTTGTAAcgatttgtttttgaattttttataaAGATGTGACAGCATGTATACGTAAATCGGAATTATACATTATATGTTTGGCCGAGATATTTGCACCAGTCAACTACGTGTGTTTGGTACTTTGGATAAATAGTTGTCACATTTGTCAACTATATGCGACAGTATTCAATTATGCGACTAATGCGAGCAAAGATATAAAAGCGGATAATATGGGTACTAATCAAATACGCATAAACATGTATATTGGCACATTCAAAATCTACATCCCTAATGCAAAGTGAATATGGAATCTTCTTTGGTGGCCAGGCCAATTGGAATCCTACTTCGCTAGCGTATCTTCTCTATCAAGCTTCATTCTTGGTATCCTTACCAACATCCCCAACAATTCTCCCCCAAAACCAGTGCTCCACCCACACCGATTCCATCTTCTCCATCGGCACATTCTTCGTCTCCGGCAGAAAGAAGTACACAAACAGCGTCATCACCATCACCCAGCCtccgaaaaagaagaaaatcccAGCCTTGAAGTGGCAAAGCATAGCTAGAAAAGTTTGAGCAACAATGAAAGTGAACAAGAAGTTCACCATCACATTGATACTTTGCCCAGCTGACCTAATCTCCAGTGGGAAAATCTCACTAGGAACTAACCACCCTAGAGGCCCCCAAGACCACCCGAACCCTGCTACGTATATGCCAATCAAAACCAGGACCAAATAAGCATACCCTTTGCTCACTCCACCATGGTCACCTAGTTGAGCTGCCATGACTCCCCCAATCATCATTTGTGACACCAACATTTGAAGTCCCCCACCTATGAACAACACCCTTCTACCAAACTTGTCAACTATAAGCATGGATATGAAGGTTGAGATTGTGCCAACTACACCGGTCATGACAGAAGACAAGAGTGATGCACTTTCGCCTAAGCCGATTGTTCGGAAGAGAATCGGGGCATAAAAGGCTATGACATTGATTCCTGTCACTTGCTGGAAAAATGGGATGGCTATTGCCATTACAAGTTGAGGCCTATACTTCCTCTCTAGGATTTTCCTGAAAGGGTGTTGGATGgttttggaaatgttgtttgcTTTAATGAGATCTTCCAGTTCTAATTGGACATCATCGACTCCTCTGATGCGCTGCAACATTAGCATGGCTGTTTGGTGGTCTGTACTGCGTTGAATTAGACTGTTGGGTGTTTCCGGCAGGAAAATTGCGCCGAGTGTTAAGATTGAGGCAGGGACTGCAGCCAGGGCTAGGGAGAGTCGCCACCCCCAACCACCTTCAATCTTTTCAGTACCGTAGTTGATGAGATTAGCTGATAATGCACCAATGCCAACACTAAACTGGAAGCCGTTGCTGATTGCTCCTCTATATTTTGATGGGGCCATTTCTGAAAGATATAAAGGAACAGACTGCACAAACAAAATAACACAtaaaattgacatttttgaTGACTAAATACTGTATTTTCCATAATGTGTCTATTGAACTTTTTCACATTGCAATAACGTAGCATGCCATATATTATCATATTGAAAAAGTCATTTGCCTCCTCTTTATTTACATAAGCTAGCAAGATGATATAGTACCTGATTTGCAAAACCAACTCCAACTCCAAGCAAGATGCGTCCTAATATCAGCATGTAAATATTCACAGCCGCACCGTTTAAAGCTGCACCGGCAAGAAATGCAGCACCTCCGGCAAGGATTGAAGGCTTGCGGCCATAAGCTCTAGTGACAGAACTGGCAAAAACAGAAGCTACAAGACCTGCTATGTATAGTGATGATGTGAAGGATGTCAACAACTCACTGTCAAATTTACAGTAGTTGCTGATTTGGGTATCTGATTTCATCCGAGTGTACACCTCCGGGAAGAACTTTTCGAGAAATGGCTCCATTGATGTCACTCCACCTTAGCATTACACATAACAAATTAGCAAGCTAGCATTAAGTGCTTAATTAAGTTTCTTGCACAAGTACTCTAGTGACTGCAAATATAGTATAGCAAGCTAGTGAAAGAAAGAAGCGGACCTGAAATGCCAATGTCATAGCCGAAAATAACACCTCCTGTGGCGGCCATCATACAAGAGAGGATGACAAATGGTGTCATCTTGCCATTGTATTGTCCACCTTCACCTGTCATTGCAACTCCAACCGCCATAGCTAAGCTTCTTCCCCCTCACACAAACACAGAGATGGAGAatagagagaggaagagagttcaaaacttcaaattgAAGGGTACGGTTTTGACTTATAAATGGAGAATAGTAAGAGCTGCTAGCTGTCTTCTTTGACTGATCGAGATTAGCCTATCAGAGCAAACTTGATTTTGTGGGATATCTAGAGCCAGAATATCAAATCGTTTTGGACTTCATAGGAACATGTAGACTAGTTTCAATCATATTCAGTTTATCACTATCAAGCAGGACTATTCAACTTGCATGTTAAATTAAGTTGTGTGTGGAGAGAGCTAACTAGAGAATGGCAAGTTGGGATAAGGCTACAAATTCTCAACGAGGAAGTTAAATAATGAATGGACAAAAGAAGATTAA
This genomic interval carries:
- the LOC126801828 gene encoding hexose carrier protein HEX6 produces the protein MAVGVAMTGEGGQYNGKMTPFVILSCMMAATGGVIFGYDIGISGGVTSMEPFLEKFFPEVYTRMKSDTQISNYCKFDSELLTSFTSSLYIAGLVASVFASSVTRAYGRKPSILAGGAAFLAGAALNGAAVNIYMLILGRILLGVGVGFANQSVPLYLSEMAPSKYRGAISNGFQFSVGIGALSANLINYGTEKIEGGWGWRLSLALAAVPASILTLGAIFLPETPNSLIQRSTDHQTAMLMLQRIRGVDDVQLELEDLIKANNISKTIQHPFRKILERKYRPQLVMAIAIPFFQQVTGINVIAFYAPILFRTIGLGESASLLSSVMTGVVGTISTFISMLIVDKFGRRVLFIGGGLQMLVSQMMIGGVMAAQLGDHGGVSKGYAYLVLVLIGIYVAGFGWSWGPLGWLVPSEIFPLEIRSAGQSINVMVNFLFTFIVAQTFLAMLCHFKAGIFFFFGGWVMVMTLFVYFFLPETKNVPMEKMESVWVEHWFWGRIVGDVGKDTKNEA